From the Lactuca sativa cultivar Salinas chromosome 9, Lsat_Salinas_v11, whole genome shotgun sequence genome, the window tatttatataactatacaagtacaggcatgcatttaacgatgtagaagcatttaactaagtagaagcgttaacaaagtagaagcgtttctcgaagtagaagcgttaataaagtagaagcgtttacgaagtagtagcattaataaagtagaagcgtttccgaagtagtagcattaacaaagtagaagcttttacgaagtagtagcattaacaaagtaggagcgtttacgaagtagtagcattaaacaaagtaggagcgtttacgaagtagtagcattaacaaagtaggagcgtttacgaagtagtagcattaacaaagtaggagcatttacgaagtagtagcattaaaaaaagtaggagcgtttacgaagtagtagcattaacaaagtaggagcgtttcacgaagtagaagcgtttaacgaagtagtagcatttaactaagtaggagcatttaaAGAAGTAAAGGCATAGCAAAGTAGTagtatctaacgaagtagaagtataaaacatggaagaaatccttgatgaaaactttggaaaacctttacacttaagaaaatcatgacttggtattcttttgtaaaataagtttgaaaacctttcacAAACACGTTTTGAATGTAatcttgataaaacaatataggtagagaaaacctttgtttaaaacagcatgagagataatttgagaaaagatttaaacaagtaaaaacattttggaaaaccatttatagtatcatatttggtaaaacaactgacagtgtaataaatccttgtgcatgcgggttatcaatcacatgtgattggtatgaTAACTGACacgttttaacttgtattccccccataaaagcatgtaaaaacatttaaaaggttaattcaggggtatgaactcacctgttgtaagcggatcgaacgaaagtgccggttgggtgctcggtgtcatgtaaagacttgaacacacttaatgacctattaacatatgatgatatatttttacatacaattagtaaatataatactaattaaacacatatacgcatcctaaaatgcggaaaacactttggtggcatcagatgagtgatactgagccatggcagttgccactgctgtagctacggcagcattcagggctgcagtatcgatgaccggaggcggaggaggcggtggaggtgtagggttattcctgggagatttgcgaggaggcatctttcagctataagtttataaagataagaaaaatggtaagaatcaatttgtaagcaacatgagagtgacacatggactaactaaccatagcccaacagttgaatgagtgtttgagatcacaacaaagaatattagtaggaaacacaaatgtacatatttttcccacagattcgatagatgtcaataatactggtattactgatgtaataagttcagggaaaatcgacctatcagtaggtcttacatcataccatacataaaagtttggtagttcttagattcctaattagagtactgaaagttaggaatattttatagacaagtgctacatagagcacagatgttaaaggctattccttaaccaaaagacagggatgtactagacatcatctaacggcgatgggaattcctcgggagagccctgaggtctgacacttgacgaaacacttcttgaaggtgtcttTCCTGAGCCCTCtggcgggctcgaagttccaagacttcatctcgggaggcagccagctattgttgcagggtttcattggttctccgggtccgttccatgtcttcttgaagacggcggatgcggactgtgttgacacctgagttggcatcaatctccatgacccggtcgatggctgctcgaccttgctcaacattacgagctattctgcggataatgacgggcagagctcggtaAGCAGAGccaccttcactgacgttgtaaaagcttcggtccccaaagtatggtaagggttgaccctgttcgtcactccaacgattcaagttggctgcccacaagggagtaggacctggaaaagttggtcgagggttgttgtgcggggcttgacctactagcggtaggttgttgacttcaggctcggagtcggatccatcagaaaagccttctgcgaggtgatcatccaaagggattggatgctcatcttcgggctcttcttcgatccacccggcattgccttcatttggaaagtacgggtcgccgtgatggaatccatccatttaaatctacgcgagaagagaggtataaggatatagtatacatgtaactagtagtacaaaacatacctatagtatttcaagtttaagttctactgatcttcttgtggtattattggtaagtttttagacttgttaacacatcacaaccattctagggcatatgctaatcattcctcggaccagcatagttgatcaggctatgccattcccaagactgaccatacatccccgagctcacttgtgatatttaacaatcgtaatacttttgttcttgtcattgtgacactgattttagtatgaatgcagactagtatacttaattgaatattttaatatttaaagtatagactctgggtcagagtgctttaatccctaatgggtttatagtttagtatatcttttatgggttgatatacttgattcactataaacaatgctctgataccaatctgtcacaccccaaaaccaagaacggcggaaacattctggggcggaggacgtcatgaaagtatcacaacacgttaaatgtaaataagcaaacaacatcatccattgcattaaatatataattttaatacaatcgTGTTtcgtacagttttagacaccaaaaatataatgtaaatcaaaataatatgatgagtcttgaatgcgctccatcttctcaaaagctggcatcggtacctgtctactaatgacctgagaatacaagttattttgaaagagtttatcagcattaagctggtgagttcataagtattttagtgtcgatgtttgttatcaaaacgtttgaacgtgtctcaagtgtaagtttataaaatgtatgtaagtgtttgtaaaagtttgaatctctcagaaaaacctatattttctattaaagtagccttctaccaaggcttaactggtttgtatgcttgtttgttgtaaaagtgtgtaatttcccaagtgtaactatcatttaacaaatgtagtttgtacattaatgtttaagtgaaataatcactaaaaatatgtaatgggtaaatcattgtagtactgtagttttgtattataggaactactactgtactaactaccataaaccggatttatattaaggtataatgtgataaattgcaccatactatcgactggtaacaacgacatacgaatggtcgtaataacggaatgacgtttggcacccgcagacctgcaggtccggctgtagctagcagcaaggtgtaggatagtcaatccagtatagatctatacgcaaactcacgatctccctccaagagaattctggctacaactcgggccatgacatttaaggcatgcttcgatacagtggatcacaattgttaacgtattcttgtatttgtagtgtaatgtttctcgttctagtatagttgtatctgttctcctcctagtatagttgtatatgttctctttctagtatagttgtatatgttctctttctagtatagttgtatatgttctcgtagtaatgtaatgtatagactcatgaaggaactgactcattgatctagaagttgtagtagtatgatcctgtgttaccccgatggtaacttactaatgatgtgtattgtacgcatgaatatggaagtacttttatgtctatatatgtataattgatatataactaatattgaaacgaacTTCGGACAGTCACCCGaagtcccaccagaccacatccaaatcgagaaaaaggaaatagggcgaatggacttcctaagccctttaaacattacttatatatctatacatatatgggcatgcaatttataagaagtaaaacaaagtttaataaaagcatttgataagtaaaagagtttgtaaaacattttgaagtaaagcagtttgataaacaatttgaacagtgataaaatcattggttttctagttattaatcacatatgattaatgtaatcacatgtgattgatacaataactataagcatttaacttgtattcccccccataaagtatttaaaacatttaaagtatttcaaaggttaattaaaggggtatgaactcacatgtggtgagtggtttggattgtagtgtcggataccgtgctaggtggcaaacggagacttgttcacacgtacgagcctagttatcatataataagcatatatatatatatatatatatatatatatatatatatatatatatatatatatatatatataactaattagccaaataataacttaatgaaataagttgggacacttaggaacatgtaaacactttgtataagtgttataggtcctaatggttgcatctaagttgttatgggacaaggctaaaggggtttaaagcttccaaggaccttatataagagtttacaacccaataaaccccacccaaggagtttacggtcgtaaacccttgagtttacggccgtgaactcaaatcttggtggttttgggtgttttaaggtgctaaatgatttctagaataagcctagcttggtggtttaatcctttgggtagtttagggcatagataatactcctttgaggagtttacggcataaagaccatatcccttagattttacggccataaactctcagtGTATGGATGTTTTAATTATTTCAAGTgtcttgcacaagtaggataatttctaggctttttATTTAGGCTAAGGggaaccctaggcacactttggtgcccttacttggagtttacggcctaagagcattccttggccgtaaactcccttttaggggtgattttgatgtgttaaagtccccattttagctacaagtaattgagggttaaagtctaaagccttaggggggtgattagggcacattaagcccttgaaaatggtgtttacggtccaagaaactcttgggccgtaaactcctaaaactatgtgttcttgattattttctagtctcaaatgatcatacatattatcctaagctagctacctaacaaggaaatgggactagattgccttaaagctccattttggagtttactccctaagaacgttcttgggcggtaaactcccgaatcacaTATATTTGAcaagtaatctatgttattaagcataaaacaagcattataacacaactagagaagtgtactcacgatttgggatgaaaacccgaagatccgtgagagagaatatggcttttctctagttggaaatgtgaataatgaatgaatttagttcagaaatctatttatagtcctgaaatattttggcagaaaatatttttattctggaattggactctaatattatgaagttttgaaatgctcaagtttcgcaaacccatgagcatccactctcctgatatctccttaaacgtaaaccctaatgtacacaaacttagtCGGAAAAGCCTggaattcattgaaactggactagcttctattgaatagttaatgttcgtacaaaatggaaatttcgggttgtcacaacttccaaggggtttacggttttaggatgctcccaagaccgtaaactcatgttcttggggtttttggatgattaagaCACGAATTTGAAAGATAGATGAGATGAACAACAAGCTAGGgaggttaacttaccgatttgaagctcgaaggggcaattttgaccaaaacccgttttgtagagagagaaagtagagagagagagagagtgcgtGTGTCTAAGGTGGGGAAAAAggtgggaatgaaacccactcaacccttatatagagtggagtttatggcctggttagggctcacctgacaccaaccgcgaatgGGTTTTTCACGTCTACCGTTAAACAcgacaacattttaaaattataccaccttaattttggttcgctagacgaatattatttaaaatattctaacgggtttaaatccggtcaaaaatattttcgggataaatttggctaatttttgacgtaattaatttcgacgttaaaactaacaggaacttttgggttgtcacatcatccccccattagagggaatttcgtcccgaaattcaggtttaggcaaggaagtaggtatgaatgaccgagtaaTGAGATGAAGGTGCTTCCTATTAGGctggtcctcgcactcccaagtgaactctggcctttgCTTGGCGTTCTAACAAACTTCACTTATGGGATGCAGATTTTGATTCGCGCAGTTAGCGATTCCTACACGTCCGTCTACGAAGTTAGTGTTCCCGATGGTTTCTATGAAGATgtgtgggatacaaagagtgacgttGGGCAAACACTGATCAAGTCTagaaacttgtggaatatccgaaagtagtagtggtctgatgaGGTTTGGACCAATCTTCGTAAAGAGTCTCGGATGGTccaaagctctcggaagggtagagcctttcagcacttagaacatagtgtacttccatggcgagatcatcactggcgtgatcgccattccgaagttccaaacgttctctcatactggggtgtagtccttcaggttgtttCTTataaagctcgggttgtccttggattcgtgtttctACTGCTTGGCTTCCAGaggttttctagatcatcggatggattgcgtgtctacgggtatctgtttgctgtagagtggctatctcaatcttgtgaaaaatgaacctgcactaacgaatcttgagatgtttctaacggaaactcttagggtcagggagatagggtttcaccagacgagtgttggactatctcgggaggtggttctactatttctgcgcgagatagtattcgtggaatacctagtagtccaatgaatctctaagacatgccctattctctaaggcgttggtttattttagtttcagaaagcgcgtgctcttgtataacccatcgattaacacctagactggtgtcgagtctataatctcttcgggatctaggTTATAtggcttaacgcaacctactttcACACTTTATTCAAATATTCTTGGTTGCGGAGGTTATCCAGTGGTTCTTGgaattctagtgttcacttcggagaatgcagtctatcgtctacagggagacggtgacttcttccacgtaaggaggcggagtgtcctaggcactactcatcggtaacggggtggacgaagtgcctgagtaatGCGAACATCTTCTGccactactcttccgaaggttctgagttttctcgatctaggtcaaatctagtgagtatagggttccattactcggaactttaatctcctcatctactcttctcagagtttaacatATCATAGCTTCGAGGGTTCCGGGCTATTTCGTGGGATTAAGCATGAATGGATGGTCGCAGTCAATGTCTTTGACTCTTatgactcagatttctttaccaaccgagggtgttagctactatgttggcttaactggGATGACGACAATTTTCAGATTTATGGTCACTATAGTAGCTCAACCTgtcgtggttctcttgactccagctcctattctatggaataggatgaagggttttactatgaggttcgtggtagagctcatactggACTTAACTGCTAATGCTTGGTGTATgtaagccgtatataattgaggttggcaggatgttcagttgtgcgactccaccccagacccacaacccaacaaggaacagggaatagggaggaagcacacatcttaaatctttttgatctcaattatataccacccttatgcatatactcagatatactcagttatagtattcagtcctatgagttctattctcttgattcacgaacctgattgcgaggtgcgaagggtctttctggagGATCTATGGAGTATGCTTTGGgtggttatcatcttctggaatacctgcagtgtcttcacttcggtttctatctgtctaagaggggttggttaacagcacgcagtacccttctcctgggtaattcggaaggtttgaaatacGATTGGCGACTGACGGATCgtattagtctttattatttttattttttttaggtttGGAAGAACCtgtatttgccgaaatggctacggtgaaagttctttttacacagcactagggagtTATACACggttgcactaagtcgaaccatgattgatagaggcatcgaagttggcatacttcgacatgatatagaatgagggtcgataaagtcatgtgccgaacgggcacacaagttctaggcgtctcgggtttcgtcccgtgtatccctgtcgcggatacttggaccgatagagtcgacgcagaactgtagagggtcctgagtgtttctgactagagtaccttttcatgaatgtaTTCTCATAAGGGATTTCTATAAtctcctaacatatactagtcatgtataattaaggtggggaggactgttgacttagcgactccgccctaaatccacaaccaaacgaggaacaggaaatgaggcggcattcactcactctaggtctatccatctgaattatacatggtcgtaacgtatatatctagccattatagttttacctgatgggattttaaattttataacagtgctgtgactttcgccttaacggggaagtatttacatttagaattagcattttaatgttttcggttagttatttaggattgagagacgtaccaaaatctaccgggttccttgatgcttctccctaaacatttgagttagactcctcctgtgtccttgtcttttctttctgttggacagtccttcttgaagtgtccaacctCACCACATAGACGACAAACTGGATTGGTTGCCACTTTGGTGGTtaaggttcttgggtggctgggtatacagaggttggttgttgctgtccattACTTAGATCGGAATTcctgatagggctcttgctaacattggcgttgttagcattcagttgagccatgacagctgcaacggctgccgagactgcagcctggaacgtagcttcatcgagtaggagagtcggtttcttgccagtgGATGGGTTACGCTTTTTcagaggcatggttttcctacacggaaaggaactcaagctgatgagagatgatggttaacccttaaaccactacaagaaaaagacccttttatgacgtgcaaaacacgacgctctttgatttatgttacgctatagagagcgacattaaaaaagtgtcatctcttcaataattttaaggatttaggtcgcgccttactgagtgcccttaaattagtgtctcatgtaaaaatattaaaaacacggaagaCGCTTGTGCGTCGTCTgtgaatgtcgctttatattttttttaagaaacgcgcgtctcggagggaaaatgaaatccccaaattttttaaacccccACCTTCTTCTCCCTCGTCTCCACCTCTCATTTCCTCTACTAGCCTCAAATTATGGATCAATTGCTTCACATCATGTTTAAGGTTAAGGGTTTGAGATTTTTTCCAAATCGACCCTCACACTAAAATTATGGATCAATTTTTTAAACCCCCACCTTCTTATCCCTTGTCTCCACAAACACACCGTCATTGGATCTTCAGACCACCACTATTCTCGCCTCCATCGTCGCCAGTGAGAATGATCTACTTGGACCCTGAAAAAGAGAGCAACGAAGGGGAAGATGTGGTGGTGTTCTTGTGTCTGATTGATTTCAGCCCCTTCGCGACCACACATAGTTCCCATCAAAATTTATGTTTCCCTCACCGTCTCTTATATCAAATACCTATTACACCTCCTTCATCAATTCATCAGTTTTCTTCCCCATCGGCTACGGTTCTACTGTATCGATGCTTTCTCGACGTTCCGGTTACTAACACTGGTGGTAGAAGAAGACGGTGGATCGGCGGTACCATACCAAGCGCCTATacaggtaaactccaactctctcGATTTCTGCCTTTTTTTCAGTAAAAACCGATTAATTTGAGGTTAGTTAGGGTTTTTACCATAGTTTCAAATTCGCTCAGATGGCCACGAACCCCGTACCAAATCGATTCGTACCCAATCAGGGTACGAAAATGTTCCAAACGATTCCCGGATCGTAAATCGGTACGGAGTCGAGATAGTTCCAAATCGGTACCTGGAACGAGTTTAATTTTGCAATCCAGTAGTTTCAAAACGCGATTCTTGGTTCAATTTATGAAATTAGTATGCCGATTTCTGATTTTTAGTACTACATTCATCATAAAATTATAGTTAGGGCAATGGCATTGAACATGGGCATGCTTGCTTCCTATGATCAAAGTGTAGAGTTCTTCAAAGACAAAATTATGATTAGACTTTGTAACATGCTCACATCATGATCATCTATTTGGAAGTTTTTTTGTTTACtttatatctattttttttaataccAGATTGAATCCATATCCGGAACACTGGTGTTGCGTTGGGTCAATTCACAACTAAGCAAAATTTTGGGTTGGGTTGAGCGAGCTATTCAACAGGAGGTAACTAATTGAATTGGTTTTCTTGCCACTAATGATTTTCTGTTTTTTTTCTTggttaattatgtttttttattttaatatttcagAAATGGGAACCCGTTTCGATGCAGCAACGACATGGGAGTTCGATTGTTGAAGTCTATCGCATCATAGAAGAGGTTCTTATTTCTTTGCTCTTTATTATATCTACTCTTAAGCATCCATTTCCATTcactataatacattaataacatACCTTTGTTTTTATCTTCTTTCGGACTGTTGACCGATTTTTTGCTCTAAAGATTCCTATGAGATCTGGAGAAATGAACAGCCTGCTCCGAGGCATTGATAATGCACTTCAAGTATATTCAAAGCATGTTGTTGACAACTTGGGTATGCATATTTAATCTAGAAAAGATTCTTCCTTTTATGTGATTCATAATACTGAATTTGAATGAACATGCAGCTAACAAGGAAGACATAGTTCCTCCTGTGCCAATTCTGACAAGATACAGGAGTGAAAGTGGATTCAAAGCTTTTGTGAAGAAAGAGTTGAATGATTCATCTTCAAGGATGCCTGATATGAGAAAGTCTAGAGACATCAATGTTATGACTACATCAACACTATGTGTGCAGTTAAACACCCTTTATGTCAATTCTTGTTTCCTTTCCCCCATTAAGTGTTGTCTCCATAAATgatgttaaaaaaatataaatatttgagATTTATAATAAGTTAGGACTTAAGAAGCTGACTAAATCTTTTATCATTTTCTACAATAGTATGGCATTAGTCATCTTAACAAGCTGGAAGATAGCATTTGGGAACGCTGGATAAGGAGGCAGAAGCAAGGGAAATCCAATAGTACGTGTAGTCTAGAGTGAACATTATTTTACttaaaaattattattatgtttataccatctaaaaatgaaatattcaTAATCATATCTAAGGATGTATTTCACAGAGAGGTCTACAGATGAAAACTTGAGAAAAGAAAGCTTTGATGGAAGTAGGAAAGATATTAATGCAGCCATTGACCGGATTTGTGAGTTCACAGGTGAGAACATTTTTCAAAATTTGTCATATCATGGTCAGGTATTAGTTATATCCAAGATCTGAGTTTAACTTTCTTCCATgataatttttaacattttacAGGAACTAAGATAATTTTCTGGGATCTAAGGGAGCCATTCATTGAAAACCTATATAGACCTAGTGTTTCAGAGTCCAGGTTGGAAACAACACTCATTGAGCCTCTTGATGTGGTATGTCTATCATCTAATaaacacttttttttaattattattagataataataaatgtttaatGTGTTTACAGGAACCAAATCAACTATCTGATATCATTGTGGAGCCACTAAGAGATCGAATTGTAACAAGTCTTCTTCAGGCATCAATGGTGTGTCTCATTTCTATTTCTTCAGATGTTTCATGGTccctttatttataaaaatttgtTGTTTTTTGTAGGATGGATTATTTAGAGTGCTATTAGATGGAGGTCCATCGCGATTGTTCATGCCTTCTGATGCAAAATTATTGGAAGTATAAAATACTGTTAGATAAATGAAGTTTTAGAAATATTTGAGAAAATTCAATGCAAGTTTGGGTAAATGGAAAGAAAATAAACGAGTGCCAATTTCTAAAAAAGTTGGGATTTAATGTGGTAAGTTGTACTTTAAGAGTTGTCATAGATGCAGTAGCAAATCTTTGTGATGAGGTTGCTCATGGTGTGATAGACCATCACCATCTTCAGACTTCAATTGATTGTTGAAATTGGATTTTTCTAATTTTACTCTTTTGAGTGGTGTTACTGTTAGTGGGTTAACATACCTGGgttgtatgtattttatatatcatCTTGAAGGGGAAACTTATAAGAATATTATTTAGTCCAAAGAAGTGTTGTGATTAATATAACCAAAATGGGAAGGGGATCATGTTTTAACTTAAAGTTATCACGAATTTTGATTGATAGGTATGGACAAAGCTTCAACAGGTTAGTGATGAAATAGTGACACTTGCAAACACTCTTTCTAATAAATCCCGGGCTCACTATGAACAGGTACTCATATCACAATTCACTGACTGTACAAGTTTTCTATGGCTATTTTTGTCACCGGCCCATACATTTATTTGAATTTGATTGACACAAAATTGCAACATTTGTCAGAACCAAACACAAACACACTGTACTACTAAGGTTGTTCTGTCTTGTTCTgtcacttgtattttcaggtgCAGTCTTGCAAGTTTCTACCCTTAGTATACCCTTTTGTTTTTTTGTAGATCCCTCTCAGTTCTTGGATAGAACTCCAGGTTTTTTTGTGGAAGAATAACATGGATGGGTAGTAGTGTTCAATTAAAAAATGTGGCCACACGACTCCTATTATCAAGTTTTACTTTCAAGAAGGCTTCTAATGGGTTGCCTCATCTCTAGTTTAGCAGCAATTTGTTGCCTTGACCTCAGCAGGTATTCCATATGCAGAATGAATTAGTTAATATTTGAATACATTAAAAAAGAAATATTACATAtaaatttcttatttttgtttgaaGTCATGGATTTATGTCACTGGTAAGAGTTATGGCACCAGGTTAGACATTTTAGTCCAGTAAGTggttaataattttaaaaaacaaactcCCCTTAAATGTATCAATTTATATTAAGgctaatttaatttattatttcaaaaacaaACATCAATTTATTTGCTTTGCTCTTATTGCCCCTGATCGGGATCAATACGGATTCCCATAACAACATCGTCAAAGATAAGGTCAGGATTTAAATCTTATTATATTATACCCCTCacattttc encodes:
- the LOC128128991 gene encoding protein unc-13 homolog, with product MRSGEMNSLLRGIDNALQVYSKHVVDNLANKEDIVPPVPILTRYRSESGFKAFVKKELNDSSSRMPDMRKSRDINVMTTSTLCVQLNTLYYGISHLNKLEDSIWERWIRRQKQGKSNSTCSLE